A region of Streptomyces sp. NBC_01267 DNA encodes the following proteins:
- a CDS encoding M18 family aminopeptidase gives MSTSVRFDRGHTDDLMTFLTASPSPYHAVANAAARLEKAGFRQVAETDAWDASTGGKYVLRGGAIVAWYVPESAQPHTPYRIVGAHTDSPNLRVKPLPDTGSDGWRQVAVEIYGGTLLNTWLDRDLGLAGRLTLRDGSHRLVNVDRALLRVPQLAIHLDRSVHTDGLKLDKQRHMQPIWGLGDVQEGDLIRFVAEEAGVQAEDVTGWDLMVHPTEAPGYLGRDRELLAGPRMDNLLSVHAATAALAAVAGSGDALPYIPVMAAFDHEENGSQSDTGADGPLLGNVLERSVFARGGAYEDKARAFAGTVCLSSDTGHAVHPNYSERHDPTHHPRANGGPILKVNVNMRYATDGSGRAVFAEACEKAGVPMQSFVSNNSMPCGTTIGPITAARHGIRTVDIGVAILSMHSARELCGADDPYLLANALVAFLEG, from the coding sequence ATGAGCACATCCGTCCGCTTCGACCGCGGCCACACCGACGACCTGATGACCTTCCTCACGGCCAGCCCCTCGCCGTACCACGCCGTGGCGAACGCCGCCGCGCGCCTGGAGAAGGCAGGCTTCCGCCAGGTCGCGGAGACCGACGCCTGGGACGCCTCCACGGGCGGGAAGTATGTGCTGCGCGGTGGCGCGATCGTCGCCTGGTACGTGCCGGAGAGCGCACAGCCGCACACCCCGTACCGGATCGTCGGCGCGCACACCGACTCCCCGAACCTGCGCGTGAAGCCCCTGCCGGACACCGGCAGCGACGGCTGGCGCCAGGTGGCCGTCGAGATCTACGGCGGCACCCTGCTCAACACCTGGCTGGACCGGGACCTGGGCCTCGCCGGGCGGCTGACCCTGCGCGACGGCAGCCACCGGCTGGTCAATGTGGACCGGGCGCTGCTGCGGGTGCCACAGCTCGCCATCCACCTCGACCGCTCGGTCCACACCGACGGCCTCAAGCTCGACAAGCAGCGCCACATGCAGCCGATCTGGGGCCTGGGCGACGTCCAGGAAGGCGACCTGATCCGCTTCGTCGCCGAGGAGGCCGGTGTCCAGGCCGAGGACGTGACCGGCTGGGACCTGATGGTCCACCCCACCGAGGCCCCCGGCTACCTGGGCCGCGACCGCGAGCTGCTCGCGGGTCCCCGGATGGACAACCTGCTCTCCGTGCACGCCGCCACGGCCGCGCTGGCCGCCGTGGCCGGTTCCGGTGACGCGCTGCCGTACATCCCGGTGATGGCCGCCTTCGACCACGAGGAGAACGGCTCCCAGTCCGACACCGGCGCCGACGGCCCGCTGCTCGGCAACGTACTGGAGCGTTCGGTCTTCGCCCGGGGCGGCGCCTACGAGGACAAGGCCCGCGCGTTCGCCGGGACGGTCTGTCTGTCCTCCGACACCGGCCACGCCGTGCACCCCAACTACAGCGAGCGCCACGACCCCACGCACCACCCGCGCGCCAACGGCGGACCGATCCTCAAGGTCAACGTCAACATGCGGTACGCGACGGACGGCAGCGGCCGGGCGGTGTTCGCCGAGGCCTGCGAGAAGGCCGGGGTGCCGATGCAGAGCTTCGTCTCGAACAACTCCATGCCGTGCGGCACCACCATCGGCCCGATCACCGCGGCCCGGCACGGCATCCGGACCGTCGACATCGGCGTCGCGATCCTCTCCATGCACAGCGCCCGCGAGCTGTGCGGAGCCGACGACCCGTACCTGCTCGCCAACGCGCTGGTCGCGTTCCTGGAGGGCTGA
- a CDS encoding AfsR/SARP family transcriptional regulator has protein sequence MEFRLLGAVAVVTETGDLPLGPAKRAGVLATLLLRPNAAVSVEQLIAALWEEAPPTHARTVLQGHVSRLRALLSAHGAEAYGVELATQGSAYVLRMPESLLDAHRFEELVSLSRAQRQPTDAVLMLREALSLWQGPALTGTVASAPLEAAAHALEELRLSSVEALADAYGQLGEHGQAAAVLRTEAVVHPLRESLAAALMLALSRSGQQSDALDWYHRTRRLLADELGIDPGPTLTGAYTTILRAKESAPPRGDAALSARPRVPDLLPRAPRGFTGRGDERGALARAAASDDSPVCLVTGPAGVGKTALTVHWAHERRADFPDGRLFADLRGFSDTPALETHAVLREFLLALGVPAQRIPATSDSMGALYRTLTGALRLLVVLDNARNSEQVRPLLPGGDHCVTLVTSRDRLSGLIASDAARPVPLDHLPAADSAALLAAVLGEERVAAEPAAAAQLAALCDGLPLALRVTAARLAGRPQWTLDAMAGELADEQNRLSLLAIDDTGVSAALRLTVQQLQAKAGRMFRCLGLHTGPDLDRYTAGALAGTSPEQAAAALDLLAAAHLVTEAAPGRYTLHDLVRLYARALAPEADPEGLPRLLDHYLYTALAAGAAAEPGSQPCCALPTGARRPPAIREFQHRSAALAWYEAERAALEGAVEAAADAGLHDRAWRLALLQWPLILWRVRDGWVPLLERALVSARHEADPDARSRTHALLGWVLHMDGRDAEALVHLEQAPTLAAQAGDVISEAIALLNLAVVLDSTGDHQRAGELLDQARALAVDAHHPPTEMLALQHLADHCLATGAYGLAAEHAVRALGLGTSPEAAASRVLLRTTYGAALAALDRTDEARTQLEAASREACAVGFLDGAALAQERLTGLSADR, from the coding sequence GTGGAGTTCCGCCTGCTCGGGGCAGTCGCAGTGGTGACGGAGACCGGCGACCTCCCGCTGGGACCCGCCAAGCGCGCCGGCGTCCTGGCGACCCTGCTGCTGCGGCCCAACGCGGCCGTGTCCGTGGAACAGCTGATCGCCGCGCTCTGGGAAGAGGCGCCGCCCACCCACGCCAGGACCGTACTGCAGGGCCACGTCTCCCGGCTGCGCGCGCTGCTCTCCGCGCACGGCGCCGAGGCGTACGGCGTCGAGCTCGCCACCCAGGGCTCCGCCTACGTGCTCCGGATGCCGGAGTCCCTCCTCGACGCCCACCGCTTCGAGGAGCTGGTGTCGCTCTCCCGGGCCCAGCGCCAGCCCACCGACGCCGTACTGATGCTGCGCGAGGCACTGTCGCTGTGGCAGGGGCCCGCGCTCACCGGGACCGTGGCCAGCGCACCCCTCGAAGCCGCCGCGCACGCCCTGGAGGAGCTGCGGCTCAGCTCGGTGGAGGCGCTCGCCGACGCGTACGGGCAGCTCGGCGAGCACGGACAGGCGGCGGCCGTGCTGCGCACCGAGGCCGTCGTCCACCCGCTGCGGGAATCCCTGGCCGCCGCCCTGATGCTGGCGCTCAGCCGTTCCGGCCAGCAGTCGGACGCGCTGGACTGGTACCACCGCACCCGCAGGCTCCTCGCCGACGAACTGGGCATCGACCCGGGCCCCACGCTCACCGGCGCCTACACCACCATCCTGCGCGCGAAGGAATCCGCACCGCCGCGCGGAGACGCCGCCCTCTCCGCCCGCCCGCGGGTGCCCGATCTGCTGCCCCGGGCGCCCCGCGGCTTCACCGGCCGCGGCGACGAACGCGGCGCGCTGGCCCGCGCGGCGGCCTCCGACGACAGCCCGGTCTGCCTGGTCACCGGACCCGCCGGGGTGGGCAAGACGGCCCTGACCGTGCACTGGGCGCACGAGCGGCGCGCCGACTTCCCCGACGGACGGCTCTTCGCCGACCTCCGCGGTTTCAGCGACACCCCGGCGCTCGAAACCCACGCCGTACTGCGGGAGTTCCTGCTCGCACTGGGCGTCCCCGCCCAGCGGATACCGGCGACGAGCGACTCGATGGGCGCGCTGTACCGGACGCTGACCGGCGCCCTGCGGCTCCTCGTCGTCCTGGACAACGCCCGCAACTCCGAACAGGTCCGCCCGCTGCTGCCCGGCGGGGACCACTGCGTCACCCTGGTCACCAGCCGCGACCGGCTCAGCGGCCTCATCGCCTCGGACGCCGCCCGGCCCGTACCGCTGGACCATCTGCCCGCCGCGGACTCGGCGGCGCTGCTCGCCGCCGTGCTCGGCGAGGAACGGGTCGCGGCCGAACCGGCCGCCGCCGCACAGCTGGCCGCCCTCTGCGACGGGCTCCCGCTCGCCCTGCGGGTCACCGCCGCCCGGCTGGCCGGACGCCCGCAGTGGACGCTGGACGCCATGGCCGGTGAACTGGCCGACGAACAGAACCGGCTGAGCCTCCTCGCCATCGACGACACCGGGGTCTCGGCCGCCCTGCGCCTCACCGTGCAGCAACTACAGGCCAAGGCCGGGCGGATGTTCCGCTGCCTCGGCCTGCACACCGGCCCCGACCTGGACCGCTACACCGCGGGCGCGCTCGCCGGAACCTCCCCCGAGCAGGCCGCAGCCGCCCTGGACCTGCTCGCCGCCGCCCACCTGGTCACCGAGGCGGCGCCCGGCCGCTACACGCTGCACGACCTCGTACGGCTCTACGCCCGCGCACTCGCCCCGGAGGCCGACCCCGAGGGGCTGCCCCGGCTCCTCGACCACTACCTGTACACCGCGCTCGCCGCCGGGGCCGCCGCCGAGCCGGGCAGCCAGCCGTGCTGCGCCCTGCCCACCGGCGCCCGACGGCCGCCCGCGATCCGGGAGTTCCAGCACCGGTCCGCCGCGCTCGCCTGGTACGAGGCCGAGCGGGCCGCGCTGGAGGGCGCCGTCGAGGCCGCCGCCGACGCCGGACTGCACGACCGCGCCTGGCGGCTGGCGCTGCTCCAGTGGCCGCTGATCCTCTGGCGGGTCAGGGACGGCTGGGTCCCGCTCCTCGAACGCGCCCTGGTGTCCGCCCGCCACGAGGCGGACCCCGACGCCCGGTCGCGTACCCACGCCCTGCTCGGCTGGGTGCTGCACATGGACGGCCGGGACGCGGAAGCCCTCGTCCACCTGGAACAGGCCCCCACCCTGGCCGCGCAGGCGGGCGACGTGATCAGCGAGGCCATCGCCCTGCTCAATCTGGCGGTCGTGCTCGACTCCACCGGCGACCACCAGCGCGCCGGTGAACTCCTCGACCAGGCACGGGCGTTGGCCGTCGACGCGCACCACCCGCCGACCGAGATGCTCGCCCTCCAGCACCTGGCCGACCACTGCCTGGCCACCGGCGCGTACGGCCTGGCCGCGGAGCACGCCGTCCGCGCCCTGGGCCTCGGGACCTCCCCCGAGGCGGCGGCGAGCCGCGTCCTGCTGCGCACCACGTACGGTGCGGCGCTCGCCGCACTGGACCGCACCGACGAGGCCAGGACGCAGCTCGAAGCGGCCTCGCGGGAGGCCTGCGCGGTGGGATTCCTGGACGGAGCGGCACTGGCCCAGGAACGGCTGACCGGGCTGTCAGCGGATCGTTAG
- a CDS encoding DUF4232 domain-containing protein, whose amino-acid sequence MRTYRRNTALAATALLALSLGLTACSGSDSTAKSDTTKSDSTKSGADTANTAGTKDAKDAANTSDASGKSGGSGTSSKTASGTNASTTGKAGATGGSGGTGSDRTDCTAGKLSFGFTIDAGHDLSQAKGKGAALEVTNTSKTSCLLNGTPLLFATTKSGAELRSTDSANAGQSFTIKPGQHAVVAVKYSDTNYTGAASDRYKCHIQSGMVDVVLPRTENRTAVLVKDIEGKSATLNICGKGFTAGPFSPEYN is encoded by the coding sequence ATGCGTACGTACCGCAGGAACACCGCACTCGCCGCGACCGCCCTGCTCGCCCTCTCGCTCGGCCTGACGGCCTGCAGTGGCAGTGACAGCACCGCCAAGTCGGACACCACCAAGTCGGATTCCACCAAGTCGGGCGCCGACACCGCGAACACGGCGGGCACCAAGGACGCCAAGGACGCCGCGAACACCTCGGACGCCTCGGGCAAGTCCGGTGGGAGCGGTACGTCGTCGAAGACCGCGTCGGGCACCAACGCGTCCACCACCGGCAAGGCCGGAGCCACCGGCGGCTCGGGCGGCACCGGTTCCGACCGCACCGACTGCACCGCCGGGAAGCTCAGCTTCGGCTTCACCATCGACGCCGGTCACGACCTGTCCCAGGCCAAGGGCAAGGGCGCGGCCCTGGAGGTCACGAACACGTCCAAGACCTCCTGCCTCCTCAACGGCACCCCGCTCCTCTTCGCCACCACCAAGAGCGGCGCCGAGCTGCGGTCCACGGACAGCGCGAACGCCGGGCAGTCGTTCACCATCAAGCCGGGGCAGCACGCGGTGGTCGCGGTCAAGTACAGCGACACCAACTACACGGGTGCCGCGAGCGACCGCTACAAGTGCCACATCCAGAGCGGCATGGTCGACGTCGTCCTGCCCCGCACGGAGAACCGGACCGCGGTGCTCGTGAAGGACATCGAGGGCAAGTCCGCCACGCTGAACATCTGCGGCAAGGGCTTCACGGCCGGCCCCTTCAGCCCCGAGTACAACTGA
- a CDS encoding NHL domain-containing thioredoxin family protein — protein sequence MNDATPAPATPRRARVRAPELIGKGGWLNTGGVDYTLADLRGRIVILDFWTFCCINCLHVLDELRELEQKHSDTVVIIGVHSPKFVHEADHEAVVDAVERYGVHHPVLDDPELATWKQYAVRAWPTLVVIDPEGYIVAQHAGEGHAHAIETLVTELEAEHGAKGTLRRGDGPYVAPEPVATDLRFPGKVLALPGGNLLVSDTTRHQLVELAPDGETVVRRIGGGGVFNEPQGLALLPDGKVAVADTVHHAVRTYAPESGDIELIAGTGKQWWQGAPTSGPATEVALSSPWDLAWFGGRLWIAMAGVHQLWTYDPGTGTVEVAAGTTNEGLVDGPAAEAWFAQPSGLAATADRLWIADSENSALRWIDLEGAVHTAVGTGLFDFGHRDGDAGQALLQHPLGVTALPDGSMAVCDTYNHALRRYDPATGEVTTLATDVREPSDAVLVGDDIVVVESARHRLTRLRLPEEAVQVESVAHRTQRAATDVAPGKLRVDVIFQAPAGQKLDLRYGPSTRLLVSSTPPELLAAGDGAGTDLFRDLELNPDVTEGILHVSAMAASCDDDPANEYPACHVHQQDWGVPVRVTEEGTARLPLVLAGMDG from the coding sequence ATGAACGATGCGACCCCAGCCCCCGCCACCCCCCGCCGCGCCCGAGTCCGCGCCCCCGAGCTGATCGGCAAGGGCGGCTGGCTCAACACCGGTGGGGTCGACTACACCCTCGCTGACCTGCGAGGGCGCATCGTCATTCTCGATTTTTGGACGTTCTGCTGCATCAACTGCCTGCACGTCCTCGACGAGCTGCGTGAGCTGGAGCAGAAGCACAGCGACACCGTCGTGATCATCGGCGTGCACTCCCCGAAGTTCGTGCACGAGGCCGACCACGAGGCCGTCGTCGACGCCGTCGAGCGGTACGGGGTGCATCACCCCGTGCTCGACGACCCCGAGCTGGCCACCTGGAAGCAGTACGCCGTCCGGGCCTGGCCGACGCTCGTCGTCATCGATCCCGAGGGGTACATCGTCGCGCAGCACGCCGGCGAGGGGCATGCGCACGCGATCGAGACGCTGGTCACCGAGCTGGAGGCCGAGCACGGGGCCAAGGGGACGCTGCGGCGCGGGGACGGGCCGTACGTCGCGCCCGAGCCGGTCGCGACCGATCTGCGGTTCCCCGGGAAGGTCCTCGCGCTGCCGGGCGGGAATCTGCTGGTCTCGGACACCACCCGGCATCAGCTGGTCGAGCTGGCGCCGGACGGCGAGACCGTCGTACGGCGGATCGGCGGGGGTGGTGTCTTCAACGAGCCGCAGGGGCTGGCGCTGCTGCCCGACGGGAAGGTCGCGGTCGCCGACACCGTGCACCACGCCGTCCGTACCTACGCCCCGGAGAGCGGCGACATCGAGCTGATCGCCGGGACCGGGAAGCAGTGGTGGCAGGGCGCGCCGACCAGCGGGCCCGCCACCGAGGTCGCGCTGTCGTCGCCCTGGGACCTCGCCTGGTTCGGCGGGCGGCTGTGGATCGCGATGGCGGGGGTGCACCAGCTCTGGACGTACGACCCGGGGACCGGAACCGTCGAGGTCGCCGCCGGGACCACCAACGAGGGGCTCGTCGACGGACCGGCCGCCGAGGCCTGGTTCGCGCAGCCGTCCGGGCTCGCGGCCACCGCGGACCGGCTGTGGATCGCCGACTCGGAGAACTCCGCACTGCGGTGGATCGACCTCGAAGGGGCCGTGCACACCGCCGTCGGCACCGGGCTCTTCGACTTCGGGCACCGGGACGGCGACGCCGGACAGGCGCTGCTCCAGCACCCGTTGGGGGTGACCGCGCTGCCCGACGGTTCGATGGCGGTGTGCGACACGTACAACCACGCGCTGCGCCGTTACGACCCGGCCACCGGTGAAGTGACCACGCTGGCCACGGATGTGCGGGAGCCGAGCGACGCGGTGCTCGTCGGGGACGACATCGTGGTGGTGGAGTCGGCGCGGCACCGGCTGACCCGGCTGCGGCTGCCCGAGGAGGCTGTACAGGTGGAGAGCGTCGCGCACCGTACGCAGCGGGCCGCCACCGATGTGGCGCCGGGGAAGCTCCGGGTGGACGTGATCTTCCAGGCGCCCGCGGGCCAGAAGCTGGACCTGCGGTACGGCCCGTCCACCCGGCTGCTGGTCTCCTCGACCCCGCCGGAGCTGCTGGCCGCCGGGGACGGGGCAGGTACGGATCTCTTCCGTGACCTGGAGCTGAACCCGGACGTCACCGAGGGGATCCTGCACGTGTCGGCGATGGCCGCGTCCTGCGACGACGACCCTGCCAACGAGTACCCGGCCTGCCATGTGCACCAGCAGGACTGGGGCGTCCCCGTCCGTGTCACGGAGGAGGGGACGGCCCGGCTGCCGCTGGTGCTCGCGGGGATGGACGGCTGA
- a CDS encoding helix-turn-helix domain-containing protein yields the protein MSNERLRAAMASGGWTHASLACATDVDPKSVERWVNLGRTPRRTTALKAAHRLGEDVHALWPALRQPRAARAVSQELVALYDQRADLPVSVFVDLFAAARERIDVLVYAAVFLHEAYPRFNDLLRERAAEGCAVRIAVGDADSETVRQRGREEEFGHGIESRCRLALMHYGPLAKVPGIELRTHGTALYNSLYRADDQALVNAHAWGVNAYRAPVWHLRRSADGGMLDTYAHSFDAVWETARPVEG from the coding sequence ATGTCGAACGAACGCCTGAGGGCTGCGATGGCCTCCGGCGGATGGACGCACGCGTCCTTGGCCTGCGCGACAGATGTCGATCCGAAATCCGTGGAACGCTGGGTCAATCTCGGTCGTACACCGCGTCGGACGACTGCACTCAAAGCCGCACACAGACTCGGCGAGGATGTCCACGCCCTCTGGCCGGCGCTACGACAGCCTCGTGCGGCGCGGGCCGTCAGCCAAGAACTTGTGGCCCTGTACGACCAGCGGGCAGACCTGCCCGTGTCCGTGTTCGTGGATCTCTTCGCAGCCGCGCGGGAACGCATCGACGTGCTCGTGTACGCAGCCGTGTTCCTGCATGAGGCGTACCCCCGCTTCAACGATCTTCTCCGGGAGCGAGCCGCGGAAGGCTGCGCCGTCAGGATCGCCGTGGGTGACGCCGACAGTGAGACCGTCCGGCAGCGCGGGCGGGAGGAGGAGTTCGGGCATGGCATCGAATCCCGCTGCCGCCTGGCGCTCATGCACTACGGGCCCTTGGCGAAGGTGCCGGGGATCGAACTGCGGACACATGGGACCGCGCTCTACAACAGTCTGTACCGGGCGGACGACCAGGCGTTGGTCAATGCTCACGCCTGGGGCGTGAACGCGTACCGGGCGCCTGTATGGCACCTTCGACGCAGCGCTGACGGGGGCATGCTCGACACGTACGCGCACAGCTTCGACGCCGTGTGGGAGACCGCCCGGCCCGTGGAAGGGTGA
- a CDS encoding NUDIX domain-containing protein — protein sequence MARTEYYDDPNAPEPNSLVVAASAVVTDGQGHILLQRRRDNDLWALPGGGMDMGDSLPGTAVREVKEETGLDVEITGLVGTYTDPRHVIAYSDGEVRRQFNVCFTARVVGGTLAISDESTQLRFVAPAELDALPMHHTQRLRLRHFLAHRPTPYLG from the coding sequence ATGGCACGGACCGAGTACTACGACGACCCGAACGCGCCGGAGCCCAACAGCCTGGTGGTGGCGGCCTCCGCCGTGGTGACCGACGGCCAGGGACACATCCTGCTCCAGCGGCGCCGTGACAACGACTTGTGGGCGCTGCCCGGCGGTGGGATGGACATGGGGGATTCGCTGCCCGGAACGGCCGTCCGGGAAGTGAAGGAAGAAACCGGACTCGATGTCGAGATCACGGGGCTTGTCGGCACGTACACCGATCCTCGGCACGTCATCGCGTACAGCGACGGGGAGGTTCGGCGGCAGTTCAACGTGTGCTTCACGGCGCGCGTCGTCGGTGGCACTCTTGCCATCTCGGACGAGAGCACCCAACTCCGCTTCGTGGCACCGGCCGAACTCGACGCGCTACCCATGCACCACACCCAGCGGCTTCGGCTCCGGCACTTCCTGGCACACCGGCCCACGCCGTACCTCGGGTAG
- a CDS encoding DUF397 domain-containing protein — translation MTQPCVWQKSSFSGAGDGGECVELAAVNGTVRLRESDAPADILTATPAGLASLIRGLRDERQGRD, via the coding sequence ATGACACAACCCTGTGTGTGGCAGAAGTCTTCGTTCTCCGGGGCGGGGGACGGAGGGGAGTGCGTCGAACTCGCCGCCGTGAACGGCACGGTCCGCCTCCGGGAGAGCGACGCCCCCGCTGACATACTCACGGCCACTCCTGCCGGGCTAGCCTCCCTCATACGGGGATTGCGGGACGAACGTCAGGGCCGGGACTGA
- a CDS encoding Scr1 family TA system antitoxin-like transcriptional regulator, whose amino-acid sequence MPFDLDGFAGIGYPMLFAGGPVPQLDTVLVETAHGSAFLDAEAQLQRYRGFLARLEDAALGVVESRALIHQLMRQI is encoded by the coding sequence GTGCCGTTCGACCTGGACGGGTTCGCCGGTATCGGGTACCCGATGCTGTTCGCGGGCGGGCCGGTCCCGCAGCTCGACACCGTCCTCGTGGAGACCGCGCACGGGTCGGCGTTCCTGGACGCCGAGGCGCAGTTGCAGCGCTACCGAGGCTTTCTCGCCAGGCTGGAAGACGCGGCGCTGGGAGTCGTAGAGTCCAGAGCCCTCATCCATCAACTGATGCGTCAGATTTGA
- a CDS encoding LURP-one-related/scramblase family protein: MKFLVRDRIFDIGEDYWIEDEHGQKAYLVDGKVLRIRDTLELKDLDHRVLITLKEKLIAISDTMTLKRDGEEIATVRKKKLTVLHDHYRVKLVDGTELEVSGNILDREFAVEYENELLADISKKWFSVRDAYAVNVVREDSDPALMIAIAVSVIHMHEKEHEKHEKEHEGH; encoded by the coding sequence ATGAAATTCCTCGTGCGCGACCGCATCTTCGACATCGGTGAGGACTACTGGATCGAGGACGAGCACGGCCAGAAGGCCTACCTCGTCGACGGCAAGGTTCTCCGTATCCGGGACACCCTGGAGCTGAAGGACCTCGACCACCGGGTGCTGATCACGCTCAAGGAGAAGCTGATCGCCATCAGCGACACCATGACCCTGAAGCGGGACGGCGAGGAGATCGCCACCGTCAGGAAGAAAAAGCTCACGGTGCTGCACGACCACTACCGCGTCAAACTGGTCGACGGCACGGAGCTGGAGGTCAGCGGGAACATCCTGGACCGTGAGTTCGCGGTCGAGTACGAGAACGAGCTGCTGGCCGACATCTCGAAGAAGTGGTTCAGCGTGCGCGACGCGTACGCGGTCAATGTGGTCCGTGAGGACTCCGACCCGGCGCTGATGATCGCCATCGCGGTCTCCGTGATCCACATGCACGAGAAAGAGCACGAAAAGCACGAGAAGGAGCACGAGGGGCACTGA
- a CDS encoding class I SAM-dependent methyltransferase translates to MARHDRTRTALDIEDAALRGVVAWYSVIHTPPELLPGVFAEFHRVLAPGGRLLLAFKAGDELRHLDHAYGHPLSLDVHWLPPDRVADMLAGAGFTVESRLLREANRDEKGPQAYMMATKSPGQPRDY, encoded by the coding sequence GTGGCCCGCCATGACCGAACCCGCACGGCCCTCGACATCGAGGACGCCGCACTGCGCGGCGTGGTCGCCTGGTACTCCGTCATCCACACGCCGCCCGAGCTGCTGCCGGGGGTGTTCGCCGAATTCCACCGGGTGCTGGCGCCGGGCGGCCGACTGCTGCTCGCCTTCAAGGCGGGCGACGAACTCCGTCACCTGGACCACGCCTACGGCCACCCCCTGTCGCTCGACGTCCACTGGCTGCCGCCGGACCGGGTCGCCGACATGCTCGCCGGGGCGGGATTCACGGTGGAGTCCCGGCTGCTGCGCGAGGCGAACCGGGACGAGAAGGGTCCGCAGGCGTACATGATGGCCACCAAGTCCCCCGGACAGCCGCGAGATTACTGA
- a CDS encoding carbon-nitrogen family hydrolase, translating into MRASLLQIAVNPAESPDSRRLRVADLVREQSGADFVVLPELWPVGAFAFESFAAEAEPLDGPTHEAMAKAASDAAVWLHAGSIVERAPDGSLYNTSLVFSPEGERAAVYRKIHRFGFDKGEAVLMAAGEQPVTVDLPAATVGLATCYDLRFPELFRALTDAGAQLLVIPAGWPERRRAHWTLLAQARAVENQSYVLACGTAGTHAGVQQAGHSIVVDPWGEVLAEAGADEQVLTVELDPSLVARTREQFPALKDRRLGLAPPSLSPAQSPLSSAQSPQHRS; encoded by the coding sequence GTGCGCGCCTCTCTCCTCCAGATCGCTGTGAATCCAGCCGAATCGCCCGATTCGCGCCGCTTGCGGGTGGCGGATCTCGTACGGGAACAGTCGGGTGCGGATTTCGTCGTCCTGCCCGAGCTCTGGCCGGTGGGCGCCTTCGCGTTCGAGTCGTTCGCGGCCGAGGCCGAACCGCTCGACGGCCCCACGCACGAGGCGATGGCGAAGGCGGCTTCCGACGCGGCGGTCTGGCTGCACGCGGGCTCGATCGTGGAGCGCGCTCCGGACGGATCGCTCTACAACACCTCCCTGGTCTTCTCCCCCGAGGGCGAGCGGGCCGCCGTCTACCGCAAGATCCACCGCTTCGGCTTCGACAAGGGCGAGGCGGTCCTGATGGCGGCGGGCGAGCAGCCGGTGACGGTGGACCTCCCGGCGGCCACGGTCGGCCTGGCGACCTGTTACGACCTCCGCTTCCCCGAACTCTTCCGTGCGCTCACCGACGCGGGCGCCCAGCTCCTGGTGATCCCGGCGGGCTGGCCCGAACGCCGCCGCGCCCACTGGACGCTGCTCGCGCAGGCCCGCGCGGTGGAGAACCAGTCGTACGTCCTGGCCTGCGGCACCGCCGGTACGCATGCGGGCGTCCAGCAGGCGGGCCACAGCATCGTCGTCGACCCGTGGGGCGAGGTGCTGGCCGAGGCGGGTGCCGACGAGCAGGTCCTGACGGTGGAGCTGGATCCGTCACTCGTCGCCAGGACCCGCGAGCAGTTCCCGGCCCTGAAGGACCGGAGGCTGGGCCTGGCCCCGCCGTCACTGTCACCGGCACAGTCACCACTGTCATCGGCACAGTCACCGCAGCACCGGAGCTGA